The genomic window ACCCACGCCCACGGATACTCCCACGATAACTCCTACGCCAACAGACACCCCGACTATAACCCCAACACCCACGGACACCCCGACTCATACGCCGACGGAGACACCTACTGAAACGCCGACAATAACGCCTACGCCGACCGAGACACCCACAATCACGCCCACGCCCACGGATACTCCCACGATAACTCCTACGCCAACGGACACCCCGACTCATACGCCGACGGAGACACCTACTGAAACGCCTACAATAACGCCTACGCCGCCGAACTATATTAATCTGACCATCGAATCTGGCTATCTCAAAGCAGGGGAGCATGGCCGGTTAAAATGGAGCTGCGACTTCAGCAGGTGGGATTATAGAGGGTCGCCGGTAAACGTTTATCTTGCGGCGATAAGAAACCCAAAGATTAATAATGCCCCATCCTCTATAGCCGATGCCTTGGCCGGTAGGGAATTATGGCTGTTCGAGAATGGGATGAGGAATGCCTATCGATATACCGGGAAGGTAAGGAGACCGACTTGGAGTCGGGTTGTTTTCCCTCCCGCCCCTCTGACCGGAACACTTGATTTTACAGCGCCGCTCTCGGCGTATTTTCAGGGCGACTGGGTATTCGCAACGGCGTTCATTTACATCAAATGCGTACCCATCAGAAAAGACTTGCCCGTGGAAAACTCAAATCTTCTGCATATCAGGTGAGGAGCTGGCTGCCCCTAGTTAGGATGAACGGGAGACTAGACGGGATAGCTTATCATGCTCACAGTGTAAAGCGGATATATAGGAATCAAGGGGCTCATTTGCACTCACGGTAGCGAGAATCATTGCAAAGGATCAAAGCAAAGCAAGAGATTCTCTTGAGTATTTCACTAGGAATCCCCGCAGGGGCAGAGTCCCACGGGCTCTGCCCGTGGGTAACTACTCGTATTCGGACGCTCCGTCGCGTGTGACAGCAATTCTCGCACCCAATTTAAGGATCGAGCAAGGAGTGTGCATACATGTCCAGCCCACTAAAGAGCCTCACACAGCTTAAAAAAACGATTGCCTCCCGCGGTTGGTTTCGTAATAAACGGCTCGTCTACCACGGGCTCGGGCCCGTGGGAGCCCATATGTTCTACCACTTCATGCCGATCTCGGCGATTATTGCCTTGTACTACGGCGATGAGGTCAAGAGATACATTGAAGGGGAGTGGGGCACGAAGGTCTTCTCGTATGAAAAAATGAACGCCGTGCGGCTCAACGACAGCACGGATTATCACACAAATTTCCTCCGCGACTACGGGAAGGAGATCGCCGCGTACATGAGCACACTCGACGGCGACATCTGTCTCGCCCCCTTCGCCCCTTCCGCCGCCATCCATGAGTTCCTGTTCACTCACGCGAGGGGCTGGCATCTCCTCACAAACTTAAAGATCGTGCAGGACTATTTCGAATACAAGGCGAGACTGGCACTGGAGGCCAGGAACCTTGGCATACCCATGCCTCCCGAGAGCCAGGTGATTCCCTTCGGCAAACTCGACCATGCAAAGCTCTCTAAGCGCTATGATGGCGGGTTTGTCATGCAGATGCCGCTCGCTGCTGCGGGAAGCGGCACCGAGTTTGTGTTCAGCGAGGCGGATTTCGAGAGGATTGTCGGCATACGAAAAAAGCAATTGGGCGAGGCGTTCGCCGCGATGCCGGTAAAGATCACCAAGTTCCTTTCCGGCCCCAGCCCGAATTGCACGGGATGCGTGGTGAACGGCGCGGTGGTTGTCTCGCAGCCGGATATCCAGATTGTGGGGGATCCCTATTTTGTCAAGCGTCCCGGACAGTACATTGGCTCTGATTTCACGGTGAGGGCATTCTCCCCCGAGCAGAAGGCGCTGATGTTCGACGTCGTGAAGCGTGTCGGGCGTTGGATGGGTGAGCAGGGGTACCGGGGGAACTTCGGCGTGGATTTTCTCTCCACGGTTGATAAGGATAATCGCGTGAAGGATATCTTCGTGAGCGAGGTCAACGCACGCCTCGTCGGCGAGTCGCAGTACCTGGCCGACTTTCAGGCGATGGAGGACAGCGTGCCGCTCACCTTCTTCCACCTTGCGGAGTGGATGAACATAGAGGAAATCACGCCCGGGGAAATTGAGGAGTACAACGATTCACTCCCCGATATCCAGGGTTCGGCGCTCACCCTGTACACAAAGCACAAGGGAATCTTCAAAGCGGCGGGGGGCATCACGGCGGGAATCTATCGTTGTGAAAATGGGAAACTCGTCAGGGTGAGGGAAGGCTACCTGCTTTCTCAGACAAAGAACAGCGATGAGTTCGTGCTCTCAGTCGGGGTCCCATGGGAGGGGCTCGTCCTCGGCCATCCGCGCTACGGCGACTGCAACGTGAATATCTGCTACATCCTCACGCGGGAGAGCATCGTCGACCCCCATAACTTCAGGGTGGTGAGCAGGAAGTGGCGCGCTATCGCGGACCTGGTCTATTACTCCTTCAAGCTCACCCCGTGCGACGCACGTCCCTTGCTCAAAGAAAAGGCCTGAATTTTCCTCCAAAGTTATCCACAGCCGTAGCCGCCGACACTGAAGTGTCGGCTACGAGTATGGGTTACAGGTATACCTTCTAATAAGGCTCAATTCCCTTGAAATAGGTGCAGTTTTTCGCTATCGTTTTAGCCGGTGTGGAGTTAGGTGCGATGAAAAAAATCAATATCGGTTTGATCGGCTTGGGGACTGTGGGAACCGGTCTCGTCAAGGCCTTGCTCGCGGTGCACGGGAGGGAGATCTTTGAGCCGGCTCAGAAACGGGGGGCCGATCTCTACTATGAGGCAAGTGTCTGCGGCGCGATCCCGATCATAAAGTCACTCCGCGAGGGGCTGGCGTCAAACAGGATACATGAAATACGCAATCCTCATTGGTGATGGGATGGCGGATTACCCGCTCATCGAGCTGCGGAACCGTACGCCGCTTGAAGTTGCGCGGACGCCGAACATGGATTTCCTGGCGAGAGAAGGCGTCGGAGGCCTGGTGCGCACCATCCCCCACGATATGGAACCAGGGAGTGATGTCGCCAACCTCTCCATCATGGGAGTTGATCCCACCCGATACTACACGGGGAGGGGCCCGCTCGAGGCCGCGAGCATGGGGATCGAGATGGGGGGAGATGATCTCGCCTTCCGCTGCAACCTTGTCACCGTCGCGGATGACCTCATGGTGGATTACAGCGGGGGACATATCTCTTCAGGAGAGGGGAGGCTGCTGATCGAGCTCCTGAGCGAGAAATTCGCCGGGAGGGGCGTGCGTTTCTTCCCCGGCGTGAGCTATAGGGACCTGATGCTCGTTTCCGAGCAGCTGCTCCAGGAAGACGGCGGACCGTTGCACTGTGTCCCCCCTCACGATATCATTGGTCACCCGATACGGGAGCATTTTCCCACCGGGAAGGGGAGCCGTTTCCTGCGTGAAATCATGCAGGCGTCCTATTTGATTTTGTCCCAGCACGTGGTCAACAAGGTGAAAATTGACCTCCGAGAGAATCCGGCGAACATGATCTGGCTCTGGGGCGGCGGGAAGAAGCCTTCATTCGGGACATTCGGAGAGGAGCACGGTCTCAGCGGCGCGGTGATATCGGCCGTGGATCTCTTGAAGGGCATCGGGAAACTGCTCGGCTTCGAGGTCATCGATGTCCCCGGCGCCACAGGGTACTACGACACGGATTACTCAGGGAAGGCGGGGGCGGCGCTCAGCGCCCTTGGACGGGTGGATTGCGTTCTCGTGCATGTCGAGGCCGCGGACGAGGCCGGCCACAATGGGGATCGCACGGAAAAAGTGCGCGCGATCCAGAACTTCGACGCCAAGGTCGTCGGAACAATTCTGGACGGCCTGCGGGATGCCGGGGATTTCAGGATCATGGTGCTCCCGGACCACGCGACCCCTCTCTCGGTGAGGACGCACGTGGCAGATCCCGTCCCCTTCTGCATCTGCGGCACCGGCATCAGCCCGGACGGGATGGAGGCTTTCAATGAGAAGGCTGCGGCAAAAGGCTCGCTGAACATCAGTGAGGGGTGGCATCTCCTCGACCATCTCTTGGCAGTATAACAATAGTGATTCTCACAAAGAGTAAAAGAGGGCACGAGGAAGCTTTGGAAAGAACTGTGATTCTGATCTAATCGCAAATAGTTCGCGCTCGTTATCTCTTTTACTCTTTGTTGGACCGTATAACTTTGGGGTGCATTCATGGGCATCGTCGTTCACAAATATGGCGGCACATCGGTCGCCGACCCGGAGAGGATTAAAAATGTCGCGCGCAGGGTCGCCCGGGCGAAACAGGACGGCGATAGCCTCGTGGTGGTTGTCTCGGCGATGGGGGATACGACGGACGCGCTGATCGCGCTCGCGCACAAAGTTGCCCGAGCTCCCTCCGACAGGGAGCTCGATATGCTGATGTCCACGGGCGAGCAGATCACCGCGGCGCTCCTCACCATGTCCCTCCACGACATGGGCGTGAGCGCGATCTCTTTCACGGGGACGCAGGTCGGCATCATCACCGACAGTGTCCACCGGAAGGCAAAAATCGTTGAGATCAGCACCGAGAGGATTATGGAGGAGATGGACCGCGGTGCGGTCGTTGTCGTGGCGGGGTTTCAGGGTGTGGATTCAGAGGACAACATCACCACGCTGGGCAGGGGAGGCTCGGACACCACCGCGGTCGCCCTCGCCGCCGCCCTCAGGGCGGACGTCTGTAAAATCTACAAGGACGTGGAGGGTGTCTATACCGCAGACCCGCGGATTGTCCCCGACGCGAAGAAGATTGACCGGGTCAGCTACGACGAGATGCTCGAGATGGCGAGCCTGGGAGCCCAGGTGCTCCAGTCAAGAGCCGTGGAGTTCGCCAAGAAGTACGGCGTCAGGGTGGAGGTGCTCTCCAGTTTCACCGATGCGCCGGGAACGATTCTGGCCGAGGAGGTGGAAGAGATGGAAGACATGGTCATACGGGGAGTGACGGTGGGCCGCGGCGAGGCGAAGCTGACGATTCTCCACGTGCCCGACCGTCCCGGCATCGCGGCCGCGATTTTCGGCGCGATGTCGGACGCCAATATCAACGTGGACATGATCATACAGAACGTGAGCGCGGAGGGATTCACGGACGTTTCCTTCACGGTCTCGCGCGACGACCTGAAGACGGCGGTGGCAACGCTCGAGAAGGTCTCCGCGAAAATCGGCGCGAAGGGCGTGACGTCGGACGCCGACATCGCCAAGGTATCCGTGGTGGGCGTCGGGATGAAGAGCCACAAGGGGGTGGCGTCAACGATGTTCTCCACACTCGCGAAGGAGAAGATCAACATCGAGATGATTTCCACGAGCGAGATAAAGATTTCCTGCGTGGTCGACGCCGCGGACGCCGACCGCGCCGCGCGGGCGCTCCACGCCGCCTTCGGGCTGGGGAAAGGTAAATAGCACCCATTATTATAGCGCACCCTTGTAGCTCACCCTTCAGGCTGAGGCGCTGGAATTATGGATAACTTTCTTGATGAGGATTGCAGCCGATACTCGTAGCCGACACTTCAGTGTCGGCGGCTACGGCTGTGGATAACTTTCTGAGGTGCTTATGAAAACGGTAAAACTTTATGACACGACCCTTCGTGATGGCACTCAGGCCGAGGGGATAAATTTTTCCAGCGCGGACAAACTGCTCATCGCCCGGAAGCTTGATGAGTTCGGCATCCACTACATCGAGGGCGGCTGGCCGGGTTCCAACCCGAAGGATATCGAGTTCTTCCAGGAGGTGAGATCGCTCAAACTAAAGAAGTCCCGCGTCGCGGCATTCGGCAGCACGCGCCGAGCCGGGACAGCCGTGGCGCAGGATATCAATGTCATCAGGCTCCGCGAAGCGAACACGCCCGTGGTAACCATCTTCGGCAAGAGCTGGATGCTGCATGTGACGGACGTGCTCAGGACGACGGCGGACGAAAATCTCACTATGATCGGTGACACCGTGCGGTACTTCAAGAAGCTCGGCAAAGAGGTGATCTACGACGCCGAGCACTTTTTTGACGGGTACGAGGACAATCCTGACTATGCCCTGAAGACGCTCCTCGCAGCGGCAGAGGCCGGTGCTGACACCATCGCCCTCTGCGATACAAACGGCGGGACATTGCCGCTCAGGCTCGCGGCGATCATGCGAGAGATAGCGGAGAGAGTCACGACGCCGCTCGGCATCCATGCGCACAACGACTCCGGCATGGGGGTCGCCAACTCCCTCGTCGCCGTCGGCGAGGGGGCGGTCCACGTCCAGGGAACGATCAACGGCTACGGGGAGCGATGCGGCAACGCCAATCTGGTGAGCATCATTCCGGGCCTCGTTCTCAAAATGGGCGTCTCCTGCATTGACCGAAAACGGCTCTCGTCGCTCACGGAACTCTCCCGGTACGTTGATGAGATCGCCAATATGGCGCCCGACTCCCGGGCCCCCTACGTCGGCACAAGCGCATTCGCCCACAAGGGGGGCGTGCATGCCGACGCGGTGCTGAAAAATTCCCGGGGCTATGAGCATATCGAGCCGGGGCTGGTGGGGAACAGCCGCCGGATCCTCGTCTCGGAGCTGTCGGGGAGGGCAAGTGTGTTTATGAAGTCCAGGGACATGCGCCTTGGCCTGAAGAAGGACGAACCCGCGCTGAAGAAAGTGCTTGCGATCATCAAGGAGCTCGAGAGCGAAGGGTATGAATTTGAAGCGGCTGAGGGATCCTTCAAGCTGCTCGTGGAAAAGGCGATGGAGCGCCACACGCCCTTCTTTGACCTCGAGGGTTTCCGTGTGAGCGTGGAAAAACGCAGGGATGGCCAGCTCATCTCGGAGGCGACGATCAAGGTGAAGGTGGGGGGCGTGTTCGAGCACACCGCCGCCGAGGGGGACGGCCCCGTCAACGCCCTGGACAACGCCCTTCGCAAGGCGCTGACGCCGTTCTATCCGTCCATCGCGGAGGTGCAGCTCGCTGACTACAAGGTCAGGGTGCTCAACGTGAAGGCCGGGACGGCCGCCAGGGTGCGCGTGCTCATCGAGTCCAGGGATAGGGAGGAGATGTGGGGAACGGTGGGCGTTTCAGAGAACATTATCGAGGCGAGCTGGCAGGCGCTGGTGGACAGCGTCGAGTACAAGCTCATGAAGGATAAAGCTCGTCCCAGGGCGCCCCGTCCGAAATAGCCATCGAACTCCTCACAACTGGCGACGAGCCACGAGCGACTGGTCACACATGATGACTCTCTCAAAACGCTACGATCCCAAGGCGGTCGAAGAGAAATGGTACGCATTCTGGGAAGAGAAGGAATACTTCACCGCCCGGCTGCGCCCCGGCCGGAAACCGTACGTGATCGCCATTCCGCCGCCGAACATCACCGGCATCCTCACCATGGGGCACGTCCTCAACAATACCCTCCAGGATATCCTCGTCCGCTGGAAGAGGATGGAAGGCTATGAGGTTCTCTGGCTCCCCGGCACCGATCATGCGGGTATCGCGACGCAAAACGTCGTCGAGAAGGAACTCGCGAAGAAAGGAATTAAAAAAGAGAAGCTGGGTCGCGAGGCATTCCTCAAAAAAGTCTGGGAGTGGAAGGAGCAGTACGGGCGGACGATCATCCAGCAACTGAAGAGGCTCGGCTGTTCGTGCGATTGGAGCCGCGAACGATTTACCATGGACGAGGGGCTCTCTCGATCTGTACGAGAGGTGTTCGTGAGGCTCTATGAAAAAGGCCTCATCTACCGGGGGAGCTACATCATCAACTGGTGCCCGCGCTGCCACACGGCGCTTTCCGATGAGGAGGTCGAGCATGAAGAGCATGATGGCCACCTCTGGTATATCCGCTATCCGTTCAAGGACGGCACGGGGCACGTCACGGTAGCGACCACGCGGCCCGAGACAATGCTCGGCGACACGGCGGTCGCGGTCAATCCTGAGGACAGGCGTTACAAGACTCTCGTGGGCACGCACGTCATCGTGCCGGCTGTAGAGCGGGGAATTCCGGTCATCGCGGACAGCTTTGTGGATCCAGACTTCGGCACGGGAATCGTCAAGGTGACGCCCGCGCATGACCCGAACGATTTCCTGATCGGCCAGAGGCACAACCTCGATCAGGTCGTGGTCATGGATGGCAACGCGGTGATGAACGAGAATGCGGGCGCGGAGTTCTGCGGCATGGACCGGTTTGAGTGCCGCGAGGCGCTCGTGAAGCAGCTCGATGATCTCAGGCTCATTGAGAAGATAGAGAAGCACACGCACGCCGTCGGACATTGCTACCGGTGCCAGACGGTCATCGAGCCGTATCTCTCCGAGCAGTGGTTTGTGAAGATGAAGCCGCTTGCCGAGCCCGCCCTCAAGGTGGTCCTCGATGGGAAAATTACCTTCTATCCGCCCCGCTGGGTCAAGGTGTATCAGAACTGGATGGAGAATATCCGCGACTGGTGCATTTCCAGGCAGCTCTGGTGGGGGCACCGCATCCCCGTCTGGTACTGCCACACATGTTGTTCGCGAGATACGAGCCACGAGATACGAGATACGAAATACGCGCCACGAGCCGCGAGTGCTGGTATCATCGTCTCGCGCACAGCCCCGGATAAATGCCCCGTTTGCGGAAGCACTGATCTCATCCAGGATGAGGATGTCCTCGATACATGGTTCTCATCCTGGCTCTGGCCGTTCTCCACGCTCGGCTGGCCGGATGAGACGGCAGACCTGAGCTATTTCTATCCGACCGCCTGCCTCGTCACCGGGCCGGACATCATCTTCTTCTGGGTGGCCCGGATGATCATGGCAGGGCTGGAGTTCATGGGCGACATTCCCTTCGAGCATGTGTTTCTCCATGGCATCATCCGCGACAAAGAGGGGCGCAAGATGAGCAAGTCCCTCGGCAACTCACCCGATCCGCTCGACGTGATTGCCCAGTACGGTGCGGACGCATTGAGATTCACCATCGCGC from Candidatus Auribacterota bacterium includes these protein-coding regions:
- a CDS encoding cofactor-independent phosphoglycerate mutase translates to MKYAILIGDGMADYPLIELRNRTPLEVARTPNMDFLAREGVGGLVRTIPHDMEPGSDVANLSIMGVDPTRYYTGRGPLEAASMGIEMGGDDLAFRCNLVTVADDLMVDYSGGHISSGEGRLLIELLSEKFAGRGVRFFPGVSYRDLMLVSEQLLQEDGGPLHCVPPHDIIGHPIREHFPTGKGSRFLREIMQASYLILSQHVVNKVKIDLRENPANMIWLWGGGKKPSFGTFGEEHGLSGAVISAVDLLKGIGKLLGFEVIDVPGATGYYDTDYSGKAGAALSALGRVDCVLVHVEAADEAGHNGDRTEKVRAIQNFDAKVVGTILDGLRDAGDFRIMVLPDHATPLSVRTHVADPVPFCICGTGISPDGMEAFNEKAAAKGSLNISEGWHLLDHLLAV
- a CDS encoding aspartate kinase; this translates as MGIVVHKYGGTSVADPERIKNVARRVARAKQDGDSLVVVVSAMGDTTDALIALAHKVARAPSDRELDMLMSTGEQITAALLTMSLHDMGVSAISFTGTQVGIITDSVHRKAKIVEISTERIMEEMDRGAVVVVAGFQGVDSEDNITTLGRGGSDTTAVALAAALRADVCKIYKDVEGVYTADPRIVPDAKKIDRVSYDEMLEMASLGAQVLQSRAVEFAKKYGVRVEVLSSFTDAPGTILAEEVEEMEDMVIRGVTVGRGEAKLTILHVPDRPGIAAAIFGAMSDANINVDMIIQNVSAEGFTDVSFTVSRDDLKTAVATLEKVSAKIGAKGVTSDADIAKVSVVGVGMKSHKGVASTMFSTLAKEKINIEMISTSEIKISCVVDAADADRAARALHAAFGLGKGK
- the cimA gene encoding citramalate synthase; protein product: MKTVKLYDTTLRDGTQAEGINFSSADKLLIARKLDEFGIHYIEGGWPGSNPKDIEFFQEVRSLKLKKSRVAAFGSTRRAGTAVAQDINVIRLREANTPVVTIFGKSWMLHVTDVLRTTADENLTMIGDTVRYFKKLGKEVIYDAEHFFDGYEDNPDYALKTLLAAAEAGADTIALCDTNGGTLPLRLAAIMREIAERVTTPLGIHAHNDSGMGVANSLVAVGEGAVHVQGTINGYGERCGNANLVSIIPGLVLKMGVSCIDRKRLSSLTELSRYVDEIANMAPDSRAPYVGTSAFAHKGGVHADAVLKNSRGYEHIEPGLVGNSRRILVSELSGRASVFMKSRDMRLGLKKDEPALKKVLAIIKELESEGYEFEAAEGSFKLLVEKAMERHTPFFDLEGFRVSVEKRRDGQLISEATIKVKVGGVFEHTAAEGDGPVNALDNALRKALTPFYPSIAEVQLADYKVRVLNVKAGTAARVRVLIESRDREEMWGTVGVSENIIEASWQALVDSVEYKLMKDKARPRAPRPK
- a CDS encoding valine--tRNA ligase, whose product is MMTLSKRYDPKAVEEKWYAFWEEKEYFTARLRPGRKPYVIAIPPPNITGILTMGHVLNNTLQDILVRWKRMEGYEVLWLPGTDHAGIATQNVVEKELAKKGIKKEKLGREAFLKKVWEWKEQYGRTIIQQLKRLGCSCDWSRERFTMDEGLSRSVREVFVRLYEKGLIYRGSYIINWCPRCHTALSDEEVEHEEHDGHLWYIRYPFKDGTGHVTVATTRPETMLGDTAVAVNPEDRRYKTLVGTHVIVPAVERGIPVIADSFVDPDFGTGIVKVTPAHDPNDFLIGQRHNLDQVVVMDGNAVMNENAGAEFCGMDRFECREALVKQLDDLRLIEKIEKHTHAVGHCYRCQTVIEPYLSEQWFVKMKPLAEPALKVVLDGKITFYPPRWVKVYQNWMENIRDWCISRQLWWGHRIPVWYCHTCCSRDTSHEIRDTKYAPRAASAGIIVSRTAPDKCPVCGSTDLIQDEDVLDTWFSSWLWPFSTLGWPDETADLSYFYPTACLVTGPDIIFFWVARMIMAGLEFMGDIPFEHVFLHGIIRDKEGRKMSKSLGNSPDPLDVIAQYGADALRFTIARLSPIGQDVYYSNENCEIGRNFANKIWNASRFLLMNVGDSHDPFDRDRYTWTADDRYILSRLNEMIRDVTGALDAYHFNEAAEKLYEFFWSDYCDWYIELVKPSLKDKESEDARRSRCVLLHCLEMFLRLLCPLMPFLCEEIWQMLPGQEGRGESVTRCSWPEVDSALIDPTIVEQVNRKFDVIRAVRNLRKEHGVPLDVVVGVVVKPASMDEQGLLEAGREECLVLMKARELSIDPNFAPVKPMPTAPTPSGTVVYVDIEGAVDSSAQANRLREEIEEIDRGIEGVERELGNKEFMKKAPVKVVEMRRKKRAQLLERREKVRKSLDHLIGK